The DNA segment CGCCGCCACGGCGTCCGGCGCGGTGGCCTTCGCGGCCCGTGACCTCGACCGGGCGCTGCCCCGGCTGCGCCGGGCGTTGACGCTCTGGCTGGAGCTGCGGGTGCCGTACGAAGCGGCCCAGGTGCGGATGACCCTGGCCGCCGCCGACCGGGCCGCCGGGGACGCCGAGGGTGCCCGGATGGAGCTGCGGGCAGCCGAGCAGGTGTTCCGGCAACTGGGCGCCGTACCGGACGCGCTCCGGGCGGCCGCTCTGCTCGCCGATGTGCGCCCGGGGCGGCCCGGTGGGCTCACCGAGCGGGAGATCCAGGTGCTGCGGCTGGTCGCGGCCGGCCGCACGAACCGCGGCGTCGCGGCGGAGCTGGTGATCAGCGAGCACACCGTTGCCCGGCATCTGAACAACATCTTCGCCAAGCTCGAGGTGTCCTCGCGAGCAGCGGCGACGGGGTACGCGTACCGGCACGGCCTCGCGTGACGCGTATGGGCCGTTCCGCCCATGCACCGCTTCCCCCTGGATGGGCGATTCCGGCGATGAGCACGGCCGCTGCGCGCGCGTACACCGGTGGTGTATCCCTCCTCCCGGCACAGGAACGGAGAGCGGCGGCCATGACCACCTCCACAGCGACCCTCGACCACCGGCTGACGGACGGGCTGCACGGCGACGTCGTCGTGCCCGGCGACCCGGCCTACGACGAGGCCCGCAAGGTCTACAACGCCATGCACGACAAGCGGCCGGCCGTCATCGTGCGGGCCGTCGACGCGGGCGACGTCGTCGCCACGGTGGACTTCGCCCGCGAGCAGGGTCTGCCGCTCGCCGTGCGCGGCGGCAGTCACAGCGTCCCCGGCCACGGCACGTGTGACGGCGGGGTCGTCCTCGACCTGGGCCGGATGCGCGGGGTCCGCGTCGATCCCGGCGCCCGCACCGCGTGGGTGGAGGGTGGCTGCACCTGGGCGGACGTCGATCACGCCACGCACGCGTTCGGGCTGGCCACCACCGGCGGGGTCGTCTCCACGACCGGCGTGGGCGGTCTGACCACCGGCGGCGGCATGGGCCACCTGGCCCGGCGTTGCGGTCTGGCCTGCGACAACCTCGTCTCGGTGGACCTGGTCACGGCCGACGGATCCTTCCTGACCTGCACGGACGACCAGCACAGCGATCTGATGTGGGCGGTGCGCGGAGGCGGCGGCAACTTCGGCGTCGTCACGTCCTTCGCGTTCCGGCTGCACCCCATCGCGGACATCCTCGGCGGGCCGACGTTCTTCCCGCTCGACGCCGACGTGATCCGCCGGTACCGGGAGCTGGTCGCCGAGGCGGACGAACGGCTCGGCGCCGTCCTCGTCGTGGGGCTCGGACCACCGGTGCCGTTCCTGCCCGAACGCTGGCACGGGCGGCCGATGTGCGGCGTTGTCACCTGCTGGAGCGGACCGCGGGACGAGGACGACGAGATCCGGGACCGGGTCGCCGCACTCGGGCCGGTGCTGGGCCGGCACCTGGAGCGCATGCCCTACCCCGTGATCAACACCCTCTTCGACGAGTTGGTACCCGCCGGGCTGTACCACTACTGGAAAGGCAGCTTCACCAAGGACCTGCCGGACGGCGCCGTCGATGCCCTCGTCGGGTACGGCGCCGCCACGCCCTCGATCCAGAGCGTCACGGTCGTCTTCCCCATCGACGGGGCCTGCCATCGCGTCGGACCGGAGGAGACCGCCTTCTCCTACCGGGACGCCGACTACTCGATCGCGCTCAGCCCGACACTCACCACCCGTGAGGAGTGCGAGGACCGCAAGGACTGGGTGCGCGCCTTCCACCGGGCGCTCGAACCGCACTCCATGGGCGGCGGCTACGTGAACTTCATGGACGGCGACGACCAGGACCGCGTGCGGGCCAACTACCGCGCGAACTACGACCGTCTCAGGGATCTGAAACGGCGCCACGACCCGGGGAACCTGTTCCGCCTGAACCACAACATCGCACCGTGAGGAATCCTGCGGGCTCCCCGGTGTTGAACCCGGTATGAGCTCCGTGATCGCCTCGACCCGTTTCTCCGTCCTCGACCGCTCCCGCACCCGCGAGGGCCGCCCGACCGGAGAAGCGCTGCGTGACACCGTGCGGCTGGCGCGGGAGCTGGAGGAGCTGGGCTATCACCGCGTCTGGGTCTCGGAGCATCACGGTGTGCCCGGTGTCGCCGGCTCGGCGCCGACCGTGCTGGCCGCCGCTGTCGCCGCCGCGACCCGCACGATCCGGGTGGGAACCGGCGGGGTGATGCTGCCCAACCACCAACCCCTGGTCGTGGCCGAGCAGTTCGGGGTGCTGGAGTCCCTCTTCCCCGGCCGTATCGACATGGGGCTCGGGCGATCGGTCGGCTTCACGGACGGCGTCCGCAAGGCGCTCGGGCGGGACAAGGGGGACGCCGAGGACTTCGCGGCGCAGATCGGGGAGCTGCTCGACTGGTTCCGCGGCACCTCGCCGACCGGTGTGCACGCACGGCCCGCCGAGGGACTGACCGTGCCGCCGTTCGTGCTGGCGATGGGCGAGGGCGCGGACATCGCGGCCCGCGCCGGGCTGCCCATGGTCATCGGTGATCTGCGGAACCGGGAGAAGATGCGGCGCGGGATCGCTCACTATCGCGACCGCTTCCAGCCCTCCGCCTGGGCCGGTGAGCCGTACGTCGTCATCTCCGGCTCGATCGCGGTGGCCGGCACGCCCGAGGAGGCGCGGCGGCTGCTCGTGCCGGAGGCCTGGGCGATGGCGTACTCGCGCACGCACGGCACCTTCCCGCCGCTGGCTCCCGCCGAGCGCGTCGAGGCGCTGGCCATGACCGACAAGGAGCGCGGCTTCTACGAGGGCGGCCTCGCCGGGCACATCGCGGGCACTCAGGAGCAGGTCGCGCACGAGCTGGAGACGGTGCTGAAGGAGACGGAGGCGCAGGAGGTGCTGGTCACGACGAGCACGTACGACCGTGAGGCGCTGGTGGACTCCTACCGGCGGCTCGCCCGGATCACCTCTGCATGATCCGCGCGAGCCGCCTGGCCGGGCCTCAGTCCGTGTCGCGCGGGTCGAACGACTTGGTGTCGATCGTCAGCGGCTTCGGGAACGCGGTCGCCACCGAGTCCCACCGCGTGAACTTGAAGTTGGTGCCCTCCCGGTCCCCGTCGGCGGGCGCGGCCTCGCCGTCGTGGGTGACGAGCAGGCCCTTGGGGAACGAGCGGCCGAGCGGCACGTTGACCACGGCGGCGCCGTCGGAGTGCTGCACCCCGTCGGTGGCGGCGCTGTCGGTGACGGCGAAGGAGCCGAGGTAGGCGTTGCGGCCCTGGCGCTCGTACACCGCGAAGGTGTTGTCGCCCTGGCTGGAGGCGAGCAGGTATCCCTTGCCGTCGGCGGCGTGGTAGATCGCGGCGCCCTCGGCGTCGGCGCTCAGGTGCTCACCGCCGAAGCCGGGGTCGCCCGCGGTGTCGATGACGCACTCCTCTTCCTCGGCGTCATACGTCCACGGAGTGCCGTACTCCCGCACCCGGTCGATCAGCTCGGGCCGGCCGAACTCCTCGTCGTCGAGGTCGACCCGCCACAGCCCGACGTCCTCCTGGGCCGCGTACAGGACGTGCTTCTCCCGGTCGACGACCATGCCCTCGACCTGCGCGCGATCGCCGGGGTCGGCGCACGGTGTCCAGCCCTTGCCGTTCGGCAGCGTGAAGGAGCCGGGCAGGTCGAGGGTGTCCTCGGCCTTGTAGCCGACGCGGCCGCCCCGGTCCGCCAGCTGCAGCAGCCGTACCCGGGTCTCCGAGCGGCGCGAGACGACCACGTAGGCGTTGTCGTCGTCGCTGAAGGCGGCCAGCCCGTAGGCGGTGCGCTGGTCGTCGACCTCGGCCTCGCTCGCGGAGAAGACCGGAGCGGCGCCGGCCGCTGTCACGTCCTTCAGCGGGGGCCTGCCCGCCGCCACCGCGGCCGGGTCGATCGCGTAGGCCCGGACACGGTCCCGGCCACGATCGCTGACCAGGGCCAGGTCGGTCTTCTTGCCGCCCAGTTCGAAGCCGTAGACGACGTCGACGTTGTTGAAGCGGCCGGGCGCGGCGTTCTCGCCGGGTGCCGCGGGCGCGGCGATGTGCTGGAGCCGCTTGCCGTCGAGGCCGTAGACGTCGAGGCCGGCCTCCTTGAGGGTGCTGATCACGAGGCTGCGGCCCGCGTTGTGGGGGTCGACCCAGACGGCCGGGTCGTCGGCGTCGGCGTTGCCGCCCGCCTCGTCGTCGTACACGGCGGGGGTCTCCACGCGCGCGGAGACGGAGACCGGCTGCGGGGCGGACGCGCCCGTGACCATCAGCAGCGCGGCGGTGAGAGTGCTCAGAGCTGAGGCGCTCACGATACTCCTCGGTAGGAAGAGAGACTGGCGAGACGGTATGGGTGGCCGGTGTGGGTGAGCCGACGACATCGTGAACAGCAGGTGGCTCATGCGGCCCGTGCGCCCCGTTCGTTTAGAATTGCGGGGTTTGCCCACGACACCGACGCGTACCTTCCGGAGCCCTCACCCCATGCACTCCCCGCACGACCCCTACGTCCGCGTCCGCGGCGCCCGTGAACACAACCTCAAGGGCGTGGACGTCGACATCCCCCGGGATGTGCTGGCCGTGTTCACCGGTGTGTCCGGGTCCGGGAAGTCGTCGCTCGCCTTCGGCACGATCTACGCGGAGGCCCAGCGCCGCTACTTCGAGTCGGTCGCGCCGTACGCGCGCAGGCTGATCCACCAGGTCGGTGCGCCGAAGGTCGGCGAGATCACCGGGCTGCCACCCGCCGTGTCCCTCCAGCAGCGCCGCTCGGCGCCGACGTCCCGCTCCTCCGTGGGCACGGTCACCAACCTCTCCAACTCCCTGCGGATGCTGTACTCCCGGGCGGGCGACTACCCGCCGGGCGCCGCGCGGCTCGACTCGGACTCCTTCTCACCGAACACGGCGGTGGGGGCGTGCCCGGAGTGCCACGGGCTCGGGCAAGTGCACCGTACGACCGAGGAGTTGCTGGTCCCCGATCCGGGGCTGTCGGTCCGGGAGGGCGCGATCGCCGCGTGGCCGGGTGCCTGGCAGGGGAAGAACCTGCGCGACATCCTCGACGCGCTCGGCCACGACGTCGACCGGCCCTGGCGCGAGCTGCCCGCCGAGGAGCGGGAGTGGATCCTGTTCACCGACGAGCAGCCGGTCGTCACCGTGCACCCGGTGCGCGACGCGGACCGCATCCAACGGCCCTACCAGGGCACGTACATGAGCGCCCGCAGGTACGTCATGAAGACGTTCGCCGACTCCAAGAGCCCGACCCTCAGGGCGAAGGCGGAGCGGTTCCTCGCCGCAGCGCCCTGTCCGGCGTGCGGCGGCAGCAGGCTGCGGCCCGAAGCGCTGGCGGTGACCTTCGGCGGCCGGACGATCGCCGATGTGGCCGCGCTGCCGCTCACGGAGCTGGCGGGGTTGCTGGAGGGCGGCTCCTCGGAGGCGGCCCGTGTCCTCACCGAGGACCTCAAGTCCCGTATCGGGCCCGTCGTCGAGCTCGGCCTCGGCTATCTGAGCCTCGACCGCGCCACGCCCACGCTCTCGGCGGGCGAACTGCAGCGCCTGCGGCTCGCGACGCAGCTGCGGTCCGGGCTGTTCGGTGTCGTGTACGTCCTCGACGAGCCGTCCGCGGGGCTGCACCCGGCGGACACCGAGGCGCTGCTGACGGTGCTGGCGCGGCTGAAGGCGGCCGGGAACACGGTGTTCGTGGTCGAGCATCATCTCGACGTCATGCGCGGCGCCGACTGGCTGGTCGACGTGGGACCGCAGGCGGGTGAGCACGGCGGGCAGGTGCTGCACAGCGGGCCGGTGGCGGAGCTGGCGGCGGTCTCGGAGTCGGCGACCGCACGCTTCCTGTTCGAGGGCTCGCCCGCCGCAGTACGCCAAGTGCGTGCCCCGCGAGGCCAGTTGAAAGTCGGGCCGGTCACCCGGCACAACCTGCGCGGGGTGACCGCCGAGTTCCCGCTCGGTGTGTTCACGGCCGTCACCGGCGTCTCGGGTTCGGGCAAGTCCACGCTGATCGGCGAGATCACCGAGGAGCAGACGGATGTCGGGCGGCTGGTCTCGGTCGACCAGAAGCCGATCGGCCGCACCCCGCGCTCCAACCTCGCCACCTACACCGGGCTCTTCGACGTCGTACGCAAGGTGTTCGCGGCCACCGACGAGGCGCGGGCCCGTGGTTACGGCGTCGGGCGGTTCTCCTTCAACGTGGCGGGCGGTAGGTGCGAGACCTGTCAGGGCGAGGGGTTCGTCAGCGTGGAGCTGCTGTTCCTGCCGAGCACGTACGCGCCGTGCCCGGACTGCGGCGGGGCGCGCTACAACCCCGAGACGCTCCAAGTGGCGTACCGGGGACGGAACATCGCGCAGGTGCTGGACCTCACGGTCGAGGCGGCGGCGGAGTTCTTCGCGGACAC comes from the Streptomyces sp. NBC_00443 genome and includes:
- a CDS encoding FAD-binding oxidoreductase — encoded protein: MTTSTATLDHRLTDGLHGDVVVPGDPAYDEARKVYNAMHDKRPAVIVRAVDAGDVVATVDFAREQGLPLAVRGGSHSVPGHGTCDGGVVLDLGRMRGVRVDPGARTAWVEGGCTWADVDHATHAFGLATTGGVVSTTGVGGLTTGGGMGHLARRCGLACDNLVSVDLVTADGSFLTCTDDQHSDLMWAVRGGGGNFGVVTSFAFRLHPIADILGGPTFFPLDADVIRRYRELVAEADERLGAVLVVGLGPPVPFLPERWHGRPMCGVVTCWSGPRDEDDEIRDRVAALGPVLGRHLERMPYPVINTLFDELVPAGLYHYWKGSFTKDLPDGAVDALVGYGAATPSIQSVTVVFPIDGACHRVGPEETAFSYRDADYSIALSPTLTTREECEDRKDWVRAFHRALEPHSMGGGYVNFMDGDDQDRVRANYRANYDRLRDLKRRHDPGNLFRLNHNIAP
- a CDS encoding phytase translates to MSASALSTLTAALLMVTGASAPQPVSVSARVETPAVYDDEAGGNADADDPAVWVDPHNAGRSLVISTLKEAGLDVYGLDGKRLQHIAAPAAPGENAAPGRFNNVDVVYGFELGGKKTDLALVSDRGRDRVRAYAIDPAAVAAGRPPLKDVTAAGAAPVFSASEAEVDDQRTAYGLAAFSDDDNAYVVVSRRSETRVRLLQLADRGGRVGYKAEDTLDLPGSFTLPNGKGWTPCADPGDRAQVEGMVVDREKHVLYAAQEDVGLWRVDLDDEEFGRPELIDRVREYGTPWTYDAEEEECVIDTAGDPGFGGEHLSADAEGAAIYHAADGKGYLLASSQGDNTFAVYERQGRNAYLGSFAVTDSAATDGVQHSDGAAVVNVPLGRSFPKGLLVTHDGEAAPADGDREGTNFKFTRWDSVATAFPKPLTIDTKSFDPRDTD
- a CDS encoding LLM class flavin-dependent oxidoreductase, which produces MSSVIASTRFSVLDRSRTREGRPTGEALRDTVRLARELEELGYHRVWVSEHHGVPGVAGSAPTVLAAAVAAATRTIRVGTGGVMLPNHQPLVVAEQFGVLESLFPGRIDMGLGRSVGFTDGVRKALGRDKGDAEDFAAQIGELLDWFRGTSPTGVHARPAEGLTVPPFVLAMGEGADIAARAGLPMVIGDLRNREKMRRGIAHYRDRFQPSAWAGEPYVVISGSIAVAGTPEEARRLLVPEAWAMAYSRTHGTFPPLAPAERVEALAMTDKERGFYEGGLAGHIAGTQEQVAHELETVLKETEAQEVLVTTSTYDREALVDSYRRLARITSA
- a CDS encoding excinuclease ABC subunit UvrA; amino-acid sequence: MHSPHDPYVRVRGAREHNLKGVDVDIPRDVLAVFTGVSGSGKSSLAFGTIYAEAQRRYFESVAPYARRLIHQVGAPKVGEITGLPPAVSLQQRRSAPTSRSSVGTVTNLSNSLRMLYSRAGDYPPGAARLDSDSFSPNTAVGACPECHGLGQVHRTTEELLVPDPGLSVREGAIAAWPGAWQGKNLRDILDALGHDVDRPWRELPAEEREWILFTDEQPVVTVHPVRDADRIQRPYQGTYMSARRYVMKTFADSKSPTLRAKAERFLAAAPCPACGGSRLRPEALAVTFGGRTIADVAALPLTELAGLLEGGSSEAARVLTEDLKSRIGPVVELGLGYLSLDRATPTLSAGELQRLRLATQLRSGLFGVVYVLDEPSAGLHPADTEALLTVLARLKAAGNTVFVVEHHLDVMRGADWLVDVGPQAGEHGGQVLHSGPVAELAAVSESATARFLFEGSPAAVRQVRAPRGQLKVGPVTRHNLRGVTAEFPLGVFTAVTGVSGSGKSTLIGEITEEQTDVGRLVSVDQKPIGRTPRSNLATYTGLFDVVRKVFAATDEARARGYGVGRFSFNVAGGRCETCQGEGFVSVELLFLPSTYAPCPDCGGARYNPETLQVAYRGRNIAQVLDLTVEAAAEFFADTPAVARSLGALLDVGLGYLRLGQPATELSGGEAQRIKLASELQRGRRGHTLYLLDEPTTGLHPADVEVLMRQLHGLVDAGHTVVVVEHDMSVVAGADWVIDLGPGGGDAGGRIVAAGPPARVARASGSATAPYLARVMP